A window of the Echeneis naucrates chromosome 3, fEcheNa1.1, whole genome shotgun sequence genome harbors these coding sequences:
- the LOC115041232 gene encoding zinc finger protein 260-like: MFKTVKELKSLVQERLRAAAEEIFSLFEQTLKDYEEEVFRFKQQTDLQRWRAPVQLPVQEKDVASELAPSPDKDERERLHIKEEEEEDGLRTAEAGATQGETVGRETMFKIIYVQRSDEDGGESPHQRQDVGNKGDSSPSSSSQQCKAEPLLESYDASEANTDCQLSENGDDEQRDSTGFHFGREISQQCGETAYRPYTCSICSKTFRIKSILTRHMKTHTGEKPYCCSDCGKSFIHRSYLRTHMNSHSGQKPYTCNFCGRGFTQVGNMNAHIRIHTGEKPHSCTHCGKSFREKADLIKHTIIHTGEKPYSCAVCNMKFSAQSNLTRHTKIHSGERPYSCASCEKRFIRRSHLIIHMKTHAGENS; this comes from the exons ATGTTCAAAACAGTCAAAGAgttaaagagtttggtccaggAGCGACTGAGGGCGGCAGCCGAGGAGATATTCAGCCTGTTTGAACAAACACTGAAAGACTACGAGGAGGAAGTTTTCCGCTTCAAGCAGCAGACCGACCTGCAGCGGTGGAGAG CCCCTGTCCAGCTCCCCGTCCAGGAAAAAGACGTTGCTTCTGAGCTGGCGCCTTCCCCGGACAAAGATGAACGGGAGCGCCTGCATattaaagaagaagaggaggaagatggactGCGGACTGCTGAGGCAGGTGCAACGCAGGGGGAGACTGTTGGCAGGGAGACCATGTTCAAAATAATTTATGTGCAGAGAAGTGATGAAGACGGAGGAGAGTCACCGCATCAACGCCAAGATGTTGGGAATAAAGGAGACTCTTCTCCCAGCAGCTCATCCCAACAGTGTAAAGCAGAACCTCTGCTAGAAAGTTATGATGCATCAGAGGCAAACACCGACTGTCAGCTAAGTGAAAACGGTGATGATGAACAGCGAGATAGCACAGGATTTCATTTTGGCCGTGAGATATCACAGCAATGTGGCGAGACAGCATACAGACCGTACACCTGCAGCATTTGCAGCAAGACTTTTAGGATTAAATCCATTCTGACTCGCCACATGAAGACGCACACAGGGGAGAAACCTTACTGCTGCAGTGATTGCGGCAAAAGCTTCATCCATCGCTCCTATCTGCGGACTCATATGAACTCTCACTCAGGACAGAAGCCGTATACGTGTAATTTCTGCGGCAGAGGATTCACACAGGTTGGAAACATGAATGCTCACATACGaatccacacaggagagaaacctcACAGCTGCACTCACTGTGGTAAGAGTTTTAGAGAAAAAGCAGACCTTATAAAGCACACAATAATACACACTGGAGAGAAACCATACAGCTGCGCTGTTTGTAATATGAAATTCAGTGCCCAGTCCAATCTAACACGCCACACGAAGATTCATTCAGGAGAGAGGCCATATAGTTGTGCTTCTTGTGAGAAAAGATTTATTCGGCGATCCCATTTAATTATTCATATGAAGACTCATGCAGGGGAGAATTCATGA